A part of Rubrobacter calidifluminis genomic DNA contains:
- the pheT gene encoding phenylalanine--tRNA ligase subunit beta, whose protein sequence is MRVPLGWLREYVDFELSAEELAELFSLHSQEVEGIDHLGVLDGEVVVGEVVEFGPHPNADRLFVAKVDLGGEEVQIVAGASNPYPGARVPVVLPGSTLAGVGKIRKARLRGLESYGMMMSERELGVSGDHEGILLLDGDFEVGRPLSDYFPVGETVLDIDVMPNRPDLWGMIGVARELSAILRTGFRVSEVDFDTRGDKTAEFTLRVEEPDLCPRYDLRRVSSLTQGRAPVWMRRRIHAAGMRPINGIVDVTNYVMLETGQPIHAFDSSKVRRGIVVRRAGAGERLTLLDGSTRTLDADTLVIADEERPLVVAGVMGAEDAEVGEETSDVLVEVATFDGRSILETSSRLGLRTDASGRFERGLDPNMVDYAMGRVCQLLSGLYGGQVAPDVLRHYPEPVEPWRVPLRLERSALLLGVEVDDREAGEVLEGLGCEVSREQERAFSVMVPTFRRDLRREVDLIEEIGRIVGLERVPEEVPSTNLPGGLSVPQRRLRTLRRLLADLGLAETITYPFGPDLWEEVLGLPGDPVRIQNPLSSEENNLRRSLLPGLLGAAARNRAFGERGGALFEIGKTFELLEVGEREAALRFRFSGESSGGLEEVSLVGVGERSRLGVLMFGSFQPQGWNAPERRAGYFEVRGIAERVVPGALFEPPEGDALPAFLHPGRSAWISSNGSRVGWIGELHPETAENFDLQGMPVAFFEVELSSCDPDPEPRFEPFVNVPAVGRDLAVVVDRGVRVGDMMREIRSLEVPILAGFWLFDVYEGEQVPEGKKSVAFGFSFQGDRTLTDEEVDAELDRIASRLHERFGAEVRGR, encoded by the coding sequence TTGCGCGTTCCGCTTGGCTGGCTGCGAGAATACGTAGACTTCGAGCTCTCCGCGGAGGAGCTCGCCGAGCTCTTCTCCCTGCACAGTCAGGAGGTCGAGGGTATAGACCATCTGGGCGTCCTCGACGGCGAGGTGGTGGTGGGCGAGGTGGTGGAGTTCGGCCCCCATCCCAACGCCGATCGGCTCTTCGTGGCGAAGGTAGACCTGGGGGGCGAGGAGGTGCAGATAGTGGCCGGCGCCTCCAATCCCTATCCCGGAGCTCGGGTGCCGGTGGTTCTGCCGGGCAGCACCCTCGCCGGCGTCGGGAAGATAAGGAAGGCCAGGTTGCGCGGGCTGGAGTCCTACGGGATGATGATGAGCGAGCGCGAGCTCGGCGTCTCTGGCGACCACGAGGGGATACTGCTCCTCGACGGTGACTTCGAGGTCGGACGCCCGCTCTCGGATTACTTCCCGGTCGGGGAGACCGTGCTCGATATAGACGTGATGCCGAACCGACCGGATCTGTGGGGCATGATCGGGGTGGCCAGGGAGCTCTCCGCGATCCTCCGCACGGGTTTCCGGGTGTCGGAGGTGGACTTTGATACGCGCGGGGACAAGACCGCCGAATTCACCCTGCGGGTGGAAGAGCCGGATCTCTGTCCCCGCTACGACCTGAGGCGTGTGAGCTCGCTCACGCAGGGACGGGCGCCGGTCTGGATGCGCCGCAGGATACATGCTGCCGGCATGCGCCCGATCAACGGCATCGTCGACGTGACCAACTACGTGATGCTCGAGACCGGGCAGCCTATCCACGCCTTCGACTCGTCCAAGGTGCGACGCGGGATCGTGGTGCGCCGCGCCGGCGCCGGGGAGAGGCTCACCCTGCTCGACGGCTCGACCCGCACTCTGGACGCTGACACGCTCGTCATCGCCGACGAGGAGCGTCCGCTGGTCGTCGCGGGGGTGATGGGCGCGGAGGACGCCGAGGTCGGAGAGGAGACCTCGGATGTGCTCGTGGAGGTCGCGACCTTCGACGGACGCAGCATCCTCGAGACCTCCTCCAGGCTGGGGTTGCGCACCGACGCCTCCGGGCGATTCGAGCGCGGGCTCGACCCGAACATGGTCGACTACGCGATGGGTCGGGTGTGCCAGCTGCTTTCGGGTCTTTACGGCGGACAGGTGGCCCCGGATGTGCTGAGGCACTATCCCGAGCCGGTCGAACCGTGGCGGGTTCCGCTCCGACTCGAGAGGTCCGCACTCCTGCTCGGTGTGGAGGTGGATGACAGGGAGGCTGGCGAGGTTCTGGAAGGGCTCGGATGCGAGGTCTCGAGAGAGCAGGAGAGAGCTTTCTCGGTCATGGTCCCCACGTTCCGGCGCGATCTCAGGCGCGAGGTCGATCTCATCGAGGAGATCGGCAGGATCGTCGGGCTGGAGAGGGTTCCAGAGGAGGTGCCCTCCACGAACCTCCCCGGAGGTCTGAGCGTACCACAGCGCAGGCTCCGTACACTCCGGCGTCTGCTCGCGGACCTCGGTCTCGCCGAGACGATAACCTATCCGTTTGGGCCGGATCTATGGGAGGAGGTGCTGGGGCTGCCTGGTGATCCCGTGCGCATCCAAAACCCCCTTAGCTCCGAGGAGAACAACCTGCGGCGCTCCCTGTTGCCGGGGCTCTTGGGGGCGGCTGCCCGCAACCGTGCTTTCGGGGAACGTGGCGGGGCTCTCTTCGAGATAGGGAAGACCTTCGAGCTGCTGGAGGTCGGAGAGCGCGAGGCCGCGCTCCGCTTCCGGTTCTCCGGGGAGTCGTCAGGGGGGCTGGAGGAGGTCTCCCTCGTTGGGGTCGGGGAGCGTTCCCGGCTGGGGGTACTGATGTTCGGCTCTTTCCAGCCTCAGGGCTGGAACGCTCCCGAGCGCCGGGCAGGGTACTTCGAGGTTCGGGGTATCGCCGAGAGGGTGGTGCCCGGTGCTCTCTTCGAACCCCCGGAGGGTGATGCGCTCCCGGCGTTTTTGCATCCGGGACGGTCGGCGTGGATATCGAGTAATGGGAGCCGGGTCGGTTGGATCGGGGAGCTTCACCCGGAAACCGCCGAGAATTTCGACCTGCAGGGGATGCCGGTCGCGTTCTTCGAGGTGGAGCTCTCGTCCTGCGATCCAGACCCCGAGCCGCGCTTCGAGCCTTTCGTGAACGTGCCCGCGGTGGGGCGCGACCTCGCGGTGGTGGTTGACCGTGGGGTGAGAGTCGGTGATATGATGCGTGAGATAAGGAGCCTCGAGGTTCCGATCCTGGCCGGGTTCTGGCTCTTCGACGTCTACGAGGGTGAGCAGGTGCCTGAAGGAAAGAAGAGCGTCGCCTTCGGTTTCAGCTTCCAGGGAGACAGGACCCTCACGGACGAGGAGGTCGATGCGGAGCTCGATCGCATCGCCTCCCGGCTGCACGAGCGCTTCGGCGCAGAGGTAAGGGGACGGTAG
- a CDS encoding GNAT family N-acetyltransferase, translated as MRLIRRPRKLTGERVELRHHSRRHYPLYGEWYADEEIWNLTSWAPAPLTRRESERLFRDREASPTEESFAIHVRGEDEPIGIISLVNINRTKGSADLSVMLGPPESRGKGYGPEAIGLLLDHAFGTLRLERVGLSVFEFNERAISAYRKLGFHEDGRMNRAVRRGERLHDAILMSLSKVEWEQRKERGNPEEERGRETP; from the coding sequence ATGAGGCTCATACGAAGGCCGCGGAAGCTGACCGGGGAAAGGGTGGAGCTCAGGCACCACTCGCGCAGACACTACCCTCTCTACGGTGAGTGGTACGCAGACGAAGAGATATGGAACCTCACCAGCTGGGCCCCGGCCCCGCTGACCCGGCGCGAGTCGGAGAGACTCTTCCGGGACCGGGAGGCATCCCCCACCGAGGAATCCTTCGCTATCCACGTGAGAGGAGAGGACGAACCGATCGGGATAATAAGCCTGGTGAACATCAACCGGACGAAGGGTTCGGCGGATCTTTCGGTCATGCTCGGACCGCCGGAGAGCAGGGGGAAGGGCTACGGACCGGAGGCGATCGGCCTGCTCCTGGATCACGCCTTCGGCACGCTGCGGCTGGAGCGGGTCGGCCTCTCGGTCTTTGAGTTCAACGAGCGGGCCATCTCGGCCTATCGGAAGCTGGGATTCCACGAGGACGGGCGGATGAACCGGGCGGTAAGGCGCGGCGAAAGACTCCATGACGCCATCCTGATGTCCCTCTCGAAGGTGGAGTGGGAGCAGAGGAAGGAGAGAGGGAATCCAGAAGAGGAGCGGGGCAGGGAGACCCCCTAG
- a CDS encoding DNA-3-methyladenine glycosylase, with protein MSLGEPLPADFFDRDPREVAVDIIGFVLAHRSPEGVTSGIIVETEAYRPDDPACHAYRGPTMRNRTIFGPPGLAYVYLSYGMHSMLNVVCEPEGVGSAVLVRALRPLEGKDLMARRRGRSSHLCDGPGRLAQALGIGLHHDGCDLTRGPIVLRPGAPPEGEIVSTTRVGISRGTGLPWRYLLLGDPDVSVHPKVVFERGLVRSDYLAGSGLP; from the coding sequence ATGAGCCTCGGCGAGCCGCTCCCGGCCGACTTTTTCGACCGCGACCCCCGGGAGGTGGCGGTGGACATCATCGGGTTCGTGCTGGCGCACCGTTCTCCGGAAGGGGTCACCTCTGGGATTATCGTTGAAACCGAGGCTTACCGCCCGGATGACCCCGCCTGCCACGCGTACCGCGGGCCCACGATGCGCAACCGGACGATCTTTGGGCCACCCGGGCTGGCCTACGTTTACCTCTCATACGGGATGCACAGCATGCTCAACGTGGTCTGCGAGCCAGAAGGCGTGGGGAGCGCGGTGCTCGTCAGGGCCCTGCGCCCGCTGGAGGGGAAGGATCTCATGGCCCGCCGCCGGGGGCGTTCGTCGCATCTGTGCGACGGACCGGGCCGGCTTGCCCAGGCTCTCGGTATAGGGCTCCACCACGATGGTTGCGACCTCACCCGGGGGCCCATTGTCCTGCGCCCCGGTGCTCCCCCGGAGGGGGAGATCGTATCGACCACCAGGGTTGGCATCAGCCGCGGAACCGGGCTGCCTTGGCGATATCTCCTGCTCGGGGACCCGGACGTCTCGGTGCACCCGAAGGTGGTTTTCGAGCGGGGTCTGGTACGCTCAGACTACCTCGCCGGTAGCGGGTTGCCGTAG
- a CDS encoding transglycosylase domain-containing protein — protein sequence MDGATVRSRRLLLFLLTLLAAAAGFSAGGYIGLMRAVDRLGDPSGVSTGPTYIYSASLGKGDDTRRVIGIIYPARNHLKTPLRDMPPGLLNAVVVKEDRRFREHGGVDLWGIIRALYADLKAGRTVQGASTITQQYVKNAYLSPAPTLTRKLREALISIEIERHYSKDEILAKYLNTVYFGNNAYGVGAASETYFGKPVKDLTTAEAATLVGLLWSPSTLGSDKEAARKQRDLVLKKMLGAGYITEQDYERALHEPMPERWPSSPPHGSGLEAPMLTRDFAAMVEQELTRRYGTRAVLEGNLSVYTTLDLEDQTSAWDVLYGPSGHLSHPGYPDAALVSLDPRTGDIKAMIGGHGGKSDFNLATQGRRQPGSSFKPFALIAAIEQVISPKREYVSEKKTYHLRKPGGRTEVWKVDNYGGIERGPITLENALWQSDNTVFTDLVTNAKGRGLKDGPEKVVEVAREAGVEADYGRNPGPSVVLGTKETSPLEMAQGYATIANEGRRLKPRAIVRVMREEGKGREKILYDAPASPGGERVIPKDVARKTLSIMIGDVTQGIAREAALPGRQVAGKTGTSENFFDSWFIGSTPQLTTAVWMGYAKGGKTLEGIIGPEAQQIGDAPTPTIIWHDYMQRALQGEPVERFDGVKPPSGSDATDFYGNPLPAR from the coding sequence ATGGACGGAGCAACGGTGAGATCAAGACGCCTCCTGCTCTTTCTTCTTACCCTGCTCGCAGCAGCAGCCGGCTTTTCCGCCGGTGGCTACATCGGCCTGATGCGTGCGGTCGACCGCCTCGGAGATCCATCCGGAGTCTCCACCGGCCCCACCTACATATATTCGGCCTCCCTCGGCAAAGGGGACGACACCCGCCGGGTGATAGGCATCATCTATCCGGCGCGCAACCACCTCAAGACACCCCTCCGGGACATGCCACCGGGCCTGCTAAACGCCGTGGTCGTAAAAGAAGACAGGCGCTTCAGGGAACACGGAGGGGTAGATCTGTGGGGGATAATCCGGGCTCTCTACGCGGATCTGAAGGCCGGGAGAACGGTGCAGGGAGCCTCGACCATCACCCAGCAGTACGTCAAGAACGCCTATCTCAGCCCGGCTCCCACGCTCACCCGCAAGCTGAGGGAGGCTCTGATCTCGATCGAGATAGAGCGCCACTACTCGAAGGACGAGATCCTGGCGAAGTATCTCAACACCGTCTACTTCGGGAACAACGCCTACGGCGTGGGGGCCGCCTCGGAGACCTACTTCGGAAAACCGGTGAAAGACCTCACTACCGCAGAGGCAGCCACGCTGGTGGGGCTCCTGTGGTCACCATCCACGCTCGGGTCCGACAAAGAAGCCGCCCGAAAACAGCGGGATCTCGTCCTGAAGAAGATGCTCGGGGCCGGTTACATCACGGAGCAGGACTACGAAAGAGCGCTCCACGAACCCATGCCGGAGAGATGGCCCTCCAGCCCTCCACACGGGAGCGGACTCGAAGCCCCGATGCTCACCAGAGACTTCGCGGCGATGGTCGAGCAGGAGCTGACGAGGCGGTACGGAACCCGCGCCGTGCTGGAAGGAAACCTGAGCGTTTACACGACGCTGGACCTCGAAGACCAGACGTCGGCCTGGGATGTGCTCTACGGGCCTTCCGGCCACCTCTCCCACCCCGGTTATCCGGACGCAGCACTAGTCTCTCTTGACCCGAGAACCGGCGACATAAAGGCGATGATCGGCGGTCATGGCGGGAAGTCCGACTTCAACCTGGCGACCCAGGGTCGCCGGCAGCCGGGCAGTTCCTTCAAGCCGTTCGCGCTGATAGCGGCGATCGAGCAGGTCATAAGCCCGAAGAGAGAGTACGTTTCGGAGAAGAAAACCTACCACCTCAGAAAGCCCGGAGGCAGGACCGAGGTCTGGAAGGTCGACAACTACGGTGGTATAGAGCGCGGGCCGATCACGCTGGAGAACGCCCTCTGGCAGTCGGACAACACGGTCTTCACCGACCTCGTCACCAACGCGAAAGGCCGGGGCCTGAAAGACGGACCAGAAAAGGTCGTCGAAGTAGCGAGAGAGGCCGGTGTAGAGGCAGACTACGGCAGAAATCCAGGCCCGTCGGTGGTTCTCGGGACGAAGGAGACCTCACCGCTCGAAATGGCACAGGGCTACGCCACGATAGCCAACGAGGGCCGCAGGCTGAAACCCAGGGCGATCGTCCGGGTGATGCGGGAGGAGGGCAAAGGCAGGGAGAAGATCCTCTACGATGCCCCGGCCAGCCCAGGAGGCGAGCGTGTGATCCCGAAGGACGTCGCCCGGAAAACCCTGAGCATCATGATTGGCGACGTGACCCAGGGTATTGCGCGGGAGGCCGCCCTCCCGGGGCGTCAGGTAGCAGGGAAGACCGGAACCTCGGAGAATTTCTTCGATTCGTGGTTCATCGGCTCCACACCGCAGCTCACCACCGCGGTATGGATGGGCTATGCGAAGGGTGGGAAGACTCTCGAAGGAATCATCGGGCCGGAGGCACAGCAGATAGGCGACGCCCCGACACCCACCATCATCTGGCACGACTATATGCAGCGGGCGCTGCAGGGTGAGCCGGTGGAGAGGTTCGACGGCGTGAAGCCCCCCTCTGGGTCGGACGCAACCGATTTCTACGGCAACCCGCTACCGGCGAGGTAG